A stretch of Rhododendron vialii isolate Sample 1 chromosome 4a, ASM3025357v1 DNA encodes these proteins:
- the LOC131324034 gene encoding F-box protein CPR1-like, which translates to MNQKLVLYSYTSHSVYSFDYQAPDHAIAKLEVPCKSNVEILGSFNGIVLLRIGVELCLWNPSIRMCRKFSQPEYSRGARTYGLGYDSVNDDFKVVWAVIDDLSNAPRGVHVFTCKLSSWKWIEDLNTASRNFGRWWLCEKAFAASVCLCYARDGEVVVVLDWEVLAIYRRNEFFSVYIPQT; encoded by the exons ATGAACCAGAAGTTAGTCCTCTACTCTTACACTTCTCACTCTGTCTATTCGTTTGACTACCAAGCACCTGACCACGCCATAGCGAAGCTTGAAGTGCCCTGTAAGTCTAATGTAGAGATTCTGGGTTCATTCAATGGCATCGTACTCTTACGTATTGGTGTTGAATTATGTTTGTGGAACCCATCAATCAGAATGTGCCGAAAATTTTCCCAACCCGAGTACTCACGTGGGGCTAGGACGTATGGGCTTGGTTATGACTCTGTTAATGATGATTTTAAGGTGGTATGGGCTGTTATTGATGATTTAAGTAATGCCCCTCGTGGCGTCCATGTCTTCACTTGTAAACTTAGTTCATGGAAGTGGATTGAAGACTT GAATACAGCGTCAAGGAATTTTGGACGTTGGTGGTTGTGCGAAAAGGCCTTCGCGGCTTCTGTATGCCTTTGTTATGCAAGGGACGGAGAGGTTGTAGTGGTGTTGGATTGGGAGGTGTTAGCCATCTACAGAAGAAATGAGTTTTTCTCCGTTTATATCCCTCAAACTTAG
- the LOC131323125 gene encoding F-box protein CPR1-like, translating into MERRLPDLPHEIIYDILSRLPVKPLCRFKSVSKPWLALVTDPQFIKSHLNHQSTNHKKLLVHSLTSPCTCSVDCQAPDHTVAELEMPGKPGFRFLGSFNGILLLHTGNILCLWNPSIRVYQQISRPELSKFPHARILYGLGYDSISDDFKVVRAITIRPPSSDPLIVHVFSSKLNSWKRWTADFNYDIWGNGLGTVLNGAPHWVWHRSYLNTFFPSNQESVIVCFDATEEKFKEVPNPNYEGEDTRIHLGVWGGCLCVVEEHRKRLDSHANFWVMKEYGAKDSWTKLFVVQSVPGEFFFQNLKLLCDTKDGEVVMVLNFCCLVVYNPKQSRYKRIPIPQSCDQYRFRVGFYTESLVSPGGCNGTRRLP; encoded by the coding sequence ATGGAACGGCGTTTACCGGATCTTCCTCATGAGATCATCTATGACATACTCTCAAGACTGCCCGTCAAGCCTCTGTGCCGTTTCAAATCGGTTTCCAAGCCATGGCTTGCTCTAGTTACCGATCCCCAATTCATCAAATCACACCTCAATCATCAATCCACAAACCACAAGAAGCTATTAGTCCACTCTCTCACTTCTCCCTGTACCTGTTCCGTAGACTGCCAGGCACCCGACCACACTGTAGCCGAGCTCGAAATGCCCGGTAAGCCTGGTTTCCGATTTCTGGGTTCATTCAATGGAATCTTACTCTTACATACTGGTAATATATTATGTTTATGGAACCCATCAATTAGAGTGTATCAGCAAATTTCACGACCTGAGTTGAGTAAGTTCCCACATGCCCGCATATTGTATGGGCTCGGTTATGACTCCATAAGTGACGATTTCAAGGTGGTTAGGGCTATTACTATTAGGCCTCCAAGTTCTGACCCTCTTATTGTTCATGTGTTCTCTTCTAAACTAAATTCATGGAAGAGGTGGACAGCAGACTTCAATTACGATATTTGGGGAAACGGGTTGGGAACTGTTCTGAATGGGGCACCGCATTGGGTTTGGCATCGCAGCTATCTAAATACCTTTTTCCCTTCTAACCAAGAAAGTGTGATTGTTTGTTTTGATGCTACTGAGGAGAAATTCAAGGAGGTGCCCAACCCTAATTATGAAGGTGAGGATACTCGTATTCACTTGGGGGTTTGGGGAGGATGTCTTTGTGTGGTTGAGGAGCATCGAAAGAGACTCGATAGTCATGccaatttttgggtaatgaaggAATACGGCGCAAAGGATTCTTGGACCAAATTGTTTGTCGTACAAAGTGTTCCAGGAGAgttctttttccaaaacttaAAGCTGTTGTGTGACACAAAGGATGGAGAGGTTGTAATGGTGTTGAATTTTTGTTGCTTGGTAGTCTATAACCCAAAACAAAGTAGATATAAGAGGATTCCAATCCCTCAGTCTTGCGATCAGTACCGGTTTCGTGTAGGTTTTTATACGGAGAGTCTTGTTTCACCCGGTGGCTGCAATGGGACTAGAAGGCTCCCTTAA
- the LOC131322706 gene encoding F-box/kelch-repeat protein At3g06240-like, translating to MEEELPNLPDGIIFDILSRLPVKPLCRFKLVSKPWLALITEPHFIKSHLTQSMKNNTNQKLIIASPTSHSVYSVDYQPPDHTIADLEVPCTSKVEIMGSCNGVILLGTGDELCLWNPSIRMYRKFSQPEYPRGEFRVYGLGYDSVSDDFKVVRILMPESNDPCDVHIFTSKLSSWKQIGDIDYSLYQEGNGAVVNGMPHWLWIRGTDGSLLVSSKMILAVDTTEEKFKEVPQPNCECWDKHIDLGFLSEWLCVVQYHQDGTDVVWVMKEYGVKESWTKLFVVPNGLCRFFMPLCHAKDGGVVMVLEAKELGIYNPKENSYACIGIPPDCVGGLMASCVESLLSPHGGNRAKRRWIWKRKR from the coding sequence ATGGAAGAGGAGTTGCCCAATCTTCCCGATGGGATCATCTTCGACATACTCTCAAGACTACCCGTCAAGCCTCTGTGCCGTTTCAAGTTGGTTTCCAAGCCATGGCTCGCTCTAATCACCGAACCCCACTTCATCAAATCTCACCTCACTCAATCAATGAAAAACAACACAAACCAGAAGCTAATCATCGCCTCACCCACTTCTCACTCAGTCTATTCCGTAGACTACCAACCGCCCGACCACACCATTGCCGACCTCGAAGTGCCCTGTACGTCTAAGGTTGAGATTATGGGTTCATGCAATGGAGTTATACTCTTAGGAACTGGAGATGAATTATGTTTGTGGAACCCATCAATCAGAATGTACAGAAAATTTTCACAACCCGAGTACCCACGTGGGGAGTTTAGGGTGTATGGGCTTGGTTACGACTCTGTTAGTGATGATTTTAAGGTGGTTAGGATTCTTATGCCTGAAAGTAATGACCCTTGTGATGTTCATATTTTCACTTCTAAACTTAGTTCATGGAAGCAGATTGGAGACATTGATTACAGCCTTTATCAAGAAGGGAATGGGGCTGTAGTGAATGGGATGCCCCATTGGCTCTGGATACGCGGCACCGATGGAAGTTTGTTGGTTTCGAGTAAGATGATTCTTGCTGTTGATACTACTGAGGAGAAATTCAAAGAGGTGCCGCAGCCTAATTGTGAATGTTGGGATAAACATATTGACTTGGGGTTTTTGAGCGAATGGCTGTGTGTGGTTCAGTATCATCAGGATGGTACTGACGTTGTTTGGGTCATGAAGGAATACGGCGTCAAGGAATCTTGGACCAAGTTGTTTGTCGTGCCGAATGGCCTTTGCAGATTCTTCATGCCTCTGTGTCATGCAAAGGATGGAGGCGTTGTTATGGTGTTGGAAGCGAAGGAGTTAGGCATCTACAACCCGAAAGAGAATAGCTACGCGTGCATTGGGATCCCTCCGGATTGCGTGGGCGGTTTGATGGCTTCATGTGTTGAGAGTCTTCTTTCACCTCATGGTGGCAATCGCGCTAAAAGGCGATGGATATGGAAGAGAAAGAGGTAA
- the LOC131324032 gene encoding F-box protein CPR1-like, with protein sequence MGLPDLPGEIVYDILSRLPVKSLHRFKSVSKPWLALITDPKFVKSHLHHQSTNDDNTNQKLIICSAASPSIYSVDYRARDHTVTELKSPCNSKSCVSVMGSFNGVVLLYIDDDELCLWNPSTRIYQKLSPSPECPEYQDKNMTYGLGYDSVSDGFKVVRAVVSPLTKDPTPVYVFTSKLSSWKRIEDLGNSSFGDAPGTVMDGAPHWVVTFNHDMYSTCGIVCFDATEEKFKEVPMPICVDANSCIDLGVLGGWLCVVDNSWGSHSDVLVMKEYGVKESWTKLFVLPSEPGEFYFPFCRICTMLLYTKDGEVVMDSKKPMIFNPKQNRYKRIEIPPDCEWFTAAFYLESLVSPRGCNGLIR encoded by the coding sequence ATGGGTTTGCCTGATCTTCCTGGTGAGATTGTCTACGACATACTCTCAAGACTACCCGTCAAGTCTCTGCACCGTTTCAAATCCGTTTCCAAGCCATGGCTCGCTCTCATCACCGACCCCAAATTCGTCAAGTCACACCTCCATCATCAATCCACAAACGACGACAACACGAACCAGAAGTTGATCATCTGCTCTGCCGCTTCTCCCTCCATCTATTCCGTAGATTACCGAGCACGTGATCACACCGTGACTGAGCTTAAAAGTCCCTGCAACTCTAAGTCTTGTGTTTCAGTTATGGGCTCATTCAATGGGGTCGTACTCTTATATATTGATGATGATGAATTATGTTTATGGAACCCATCAACTAGAATCTATCAGAAACTTTCACCATCTCCCGAGTGCCCAGAGTACCAAGACAAGAATATGACGTATGGGCTTGGTTATGACTCTGTTAGTGATGGCTTCAAGGTTGTTCGGGCTGTCGTCAGCCCTTTGACAAAAGACCCTACTCCTGTTTATGTGTTCACTTCTAAACTAAGTTCGTGGAAGAGGATTGAAGACCTTGGCAACTCTAGTTTTGGTGATGCGCCCGGGACTGTTATGGATGGGGCACCGCATTGGGTTGTGACTTTCAACCACGATATGTATTCTACTTGTGGGATTGTTTGTTTTGATGCTACGGAGGAGAAATTCAAGGAGGTGCCCATGCCTATTTGTGTAGACGCGAACAGTTGTATTGATTTGGGAGTTTTGGGTGGATGGCTTTGTGTGGTTGACAACAGTTGGGGGAGTCATTCCGATGTTTTGGTGATGAAGGAATACGGCGTGAAAGAATCTTGGACCAAGTTGTTTGTTTTACCAAGTGAGCCAGGAGAGTTCTACTTTCCCTTCTGTAGAATCTGTACAATGTTACTTTACACAAAGGATGGAGAGGTTGTAATGGATTCGAAGAAGCCAATGATCTTCAACCCGAAACAAAACAGATACAAGCGGATTGAGATCCCTCCGGATTGCGAGTGGTTTACTGCGGCTTTTTATTTGGAGAGTCTTGTTTCACCTCGTGGCTGCAATGGCCTAATCagatga